One genomic segment of Amycolatopsis sp. WQ 127309 includes these proteins:
- a CDS encoding ATP-binding protein translates to MNVVPDDLPRTAGALRAAGYEPRPIAQEIHDNLLTALRTGVDAWPGIVGFSRTVLPQLERALLAGHDVVLLGERGQGKTRLLRTLSGLLDEWTPVIEGSELGEHPLQPITPASLRRAAELGDDLPVAWRHRSERYTEKLATPDTSVGDLIGDVDPVKVAEGRSLGDPETIHFGLVPRAHRGIVAINELPDLAERIQVALLNVMEERDIQVRGYTLRLPLDVLLVATANPEDYTNRGRIITPLKDRFGAEIRTHYPLDVESEVAVVRQEAHLVAEVGEPLLEVIARFVRNLRESPVIDQRSGVSARFAVAAAETVAAAALRRSALTGEEPAVARPVDLDAVPSVLRGKIEFEPGEEGREVEHLVHLLRRAIAETARERFAGLDLRPLADAVADGHLVATGERVPGEDVLKALPELPVLHEVAARAGVSPDEPAGRIAAAVELALESLFLARRLAKDSDDTTTVYGR, encoded by the coding sequence GTGAACGTAGTTCCAGACGATCTTCCCCGCACCGCCGGGGCCCTGCGCGCGGCCGGGTACGAGCCGCGGCCCATCGCGCAAGAGATCCACGACAACCTGCTGACCGCCCTCCGCACGGGGGTCGACGCCTGGCCGGGCATCGTCGGGTTCTCCCGCACGGTGCTGCCGCAGCTCGAACGCGCGCTGCTGGCCGGCCACGACGTCGTCCTGCTCGGCGAGCGCGGCCAGGGCAAGACCCGCCTGCTCCGCACCCTCTCCGGGCTCCTCGACGAGTGGACGCCCGTCATCGAGGGCTCCGAGCTGGGCGAGCACCCGCTGCAGCCGATCACGCCCGCGTCGCTGCGGCGCGCGGCCGAGCTCGGCGACGACCTGCCCGTGGCCTGGCGCCACCGCTCCGAGCGCTACACCGAGAAGCTGGCCACGCCGGACACCTCGGTGGGCGACCTGATCGGCGACGTCGACCCGGTGAAGGTCGCCGAAGGCCGCAGCCTGGGCGACCCCGAGACCATCCACTTCGGCCTGGTCCCGCGCGCCCACCGCGGCATCGTCGCCATCAACGAGCTGCCCGACCTCGCCGAGCGCATCCAGGTCGCGCTGCTCAACGTGATGGAGGAGCGCGACATCCAGGTCCGCGGCTACACGCTGCGGCTGCCCCTGGACGTCCTGCTCGTCGCCACCGCGAACCCCGAGGACTACACCAACCGCGGCCGGATCATCACCCCGCTGAAGGACCGCTTCGGCGCCGAGATCCGCACGCACTACCCCCTGGACGTCGAGTCCGAGGTCGCCGTCGTGCGGCAGGAGGCCCACCTCGTCGCGGAAGTGGGCGAACCGCTGCTGGAGGTCATCGCCCGGTTCGTGCGGAACCTCCGCGAGTCGCCGGTCATCGACCAGCGCTCGGGTGTCTCCGCGCGGTTCGCCGTCGCGGCGGCCGAGACCGTGGCGGCCGCGGCCCTGCGCCGCTCGGCGCTGACCGGTGAGGAACCCGCCGTGGCCCGGCCGGTCGACCTCGACGCGGTGCCGTCGGTGCTGCGCGGCAAGATCGAGTTCGAGCCGGGCGAGGAAGGCCGCGAGGTCGAGCACCTCGTGCACCTGCTGCGCCGGGCGATCGCCGAGACCGCCCGCGAGCGCTTCGCCGGCCTCGACCTGCGCCCGCTGGCCGACGCGGTCGCCGACGGCCACCTCGTCGCCACCGGCGAGCGCGTGCCGGGCGAGGACGTCCTCAAGGCGCTGCCGGAGCTGCCGGTGCTGCACGAGGTCGCCGCGCGCGCCGGCGTCTCGCCCGACGAACCCGCCGGCCGGATCGCGGCCGCCGTCGAACTCGCCCTCGAATCGCTGTTCCTGGCGCGGCGGCTCGCCAAGGACTCCGACGACACGACCACCGTCTACGGCCGATGA
- a CDS encoding tetratricopeptide repeat protein has translation MSSRRRCRVFEENLRENVRVHGPDHPSTVNARGELARTYVRCGRVTEGIALHEQNAARTDAPWWGQYRAAAYQAAGRHGDAIGLLRRLRDTAEREQPADSLETVRLRLFLARALLDAGKTREALELFERTAGDRTRLLGPDHTGTLNARRNLGLALARAGKPGPARETLTAVTADYQRVLGPEHPYSRQAGSDLAGLAAPVRHRRVRR, from the coding sequence GTGAGCTCGCGGCGGCGGTGCCGGGTGTTCGAGGAGAACCTGCGGGAGAACGTCCGGGTGCACGGGCCGGATCACCCGTCGACGGTCAACGCCCGGGGCGAACTGGCCCGCACCTACGTCCGGTGCGGCCGGGTCACCGAGGGGATCGCGCTGCACGAACAGAACGCGGCGCGGACCGACGCGCCGTGGTGGGGACAGTACCGCGCGGCCGCCTACCAGGCCGCCGGGCGCCACGGCGACGCGATCGGGCTGTTGCGGCGGCTGCGCGACACCGCCGAGCGCGAGCAGCCCGCGGACAGCCTGGAGACGGTACGGCTGCGGCTCTTCCTGGCCCGGGCGCTGCTGGACGCCGGGAAGACCCGGGAGGCGCTGGAGCTGTTCGAGCGCACGGCCGGCGACCGGACCCGGCTGCTCGGCCCGGACCACACGGGCACGCTCAACGCCCGGCGCAACCTCGGCCTGGCGTTGGCGAGGGCCGGCAAGCCGGGCCCGGCACGCGAGACGCTCACCGCCGTCACCGCCGACTACCAGCGGGTGCTCGGACCGGAGCACCCGTACAGCCGGCAGGCCGGGAGCGACCTCGCCGGGCTGGCGGCGCCGGTCCGGCACCGCCGGGTGCGCCGCTAA
- a CDS encoding VWA domain-containing protein → MTAVPLPDGYSYGPFHDGPDPLAPPADLHDALDEIGRDVMAGSSPRAALEELLRRGTDRTSGLDELTRRLWQRRSQIQRRNNLDGTLQEVQRLLQDALEAERRELFPDPDDDARFREAQLDALPPGTAAAVNELSEYDWRSEQGRENYQKIRDLLGQELMESRFQGMKQALQNAGPEDVERINEMLSDLNDLLSAHARGAEDIQERFDDFMGKHGEYFPENPQNVEELIDALAARSAAAQRMLNSMSAEQRAELAELTQQAFGDPRLAEQLSNLDAQLRAARPGEDWTSSERFRGKNPLGMGEGAQAMADLAELDALAEQLGQSYPGASLDDIDLEALESQLGKDAGVDARRLSELERELRRQGLFERAADGSLRLSPKALRRLGETALSDIVNALRGKSGDRETESAGAAGEPTGASRPWRFGDMQPWDVPRTIRNAVLRSVSVGESAVRLDVEDVEVVETEHRSRAAVALLVDTSWSMVSEGRWLPMKRTALALHQLITTRFRNDALQLITFGRYATSMELPELVGLEGAWEQGTNAHHALLLAGRHLRRHPDAQPVVLMVTDGEPTAHLEPDGEAVFDYPPQPQTLHKTLSEVDRLAKLGASVTVFRLGDDPRLTAFVDVIARRSGGRVVAPDLDGLGAAVVGDYLRTRRR, encoded by the coding sequence ATGACCGCGGTCCCGCTCCCCGACGGCTACTCCTACGGCCCGTTCCACGACGGGCCGGACCCGCTCGCGCCGCCGGCCGACCTGCACGACGCGCTCGACGAGATCGGCCGCGACGTGATGGCCGGCTCGTCGCCGCGCGCCGCGCTGGAGGAGCTGCTGCGCCGGGGCACCGACCGCACCTCGGGGCTCGACGAGCTGACCCGGCGCCTGTGGCAGCGCCGCTCGCAGATCCAGCGGCGCAACAACCTCGACGGCACCCTGCAGGAGGTCCAGCGCCTCCTGCAGGACGCCCTCGAAGCCGAACGGCGCGAGCTGTTCCCCGACCCGGACGACGACGCCCGCTTCCGCGAGGCCCAGCTGGACGCCCTGCCGCCCGGCACGGCCGCCGCCGTCAACGAGCTGTCCGAGTACGACTGGCGCTCCGAGCAGGGCCGGGAGAACTACCAGAAGATCCGGGACCTGCTCGGCCAGGAGCTGATGGAGTCCCGGTTCCAGGGCATGAAGCAGGCGCTGCAGAACGCCGGGCCCGAGGACGTCGAGCGGATCAACGAGATGCTCTCGGACCTCAACGATCTCCTCTCCGCGCACGCCCGGGGCGCCGAGGACATCCAGGAGCGCTTCGACGACTTCATGGGCAAGCACGGCGAGTACTTCCCGGAGAACCCGCAGAACGTCGAGGAACTGATCGACGCCCTCGCGGCCCGGTCCGCCGCGGCCCAGCGGATGCTCAACTCGATGTCCGCCGAGCAGCGCGCGGAGCTGGCCGAGCTGACGCAGCAGGCCTTCGGCGACCCGCGGCTCGCGGAGCAACTGTCGAATCTGGACGCGCAGCTGCGCGCGGCCCGGCCGGGCGAGGACTGGACGTCGTCGGAACGCTTCCGCGGCAAGAACCCGCTCGGCATGGGCGAAGGCGCCCAGGCGATGGCCGACCTCGCCGAGCTGGACGCGCTGGCCGAGCAGCTGGGCCAGTCCTACCCCGGCGCGAGCCTGGACGACATCGACCTGGAAGCGCTCGAGAGCCAGCTCGGCAAGGACGCCGGCGTCGACGCGCGGCGACTGTCCGAACTGGAGCGTGAGCTGCGCCGCCAGGGCTTGTTCGAGCGCGCCGCCGACGGGTCGCTCCGGTTGTCGCCCAAGGCGTTGCGGCGCCTGGGCGAGACGGCGCTGTCGGACATCGTGAACGCGTTGCGCGGCAAGTCCGGCGACCGCGAGACCGAGTCGGCGGGCGCCGCGGGCGAGCCGACCGGCGCGTCGCGGCCGTGGCGGTTCGGGGACATGCAGCCCTGGGACGTGCCGCGGACGATCCGCAACGCCGTGCTGCGCTCGGTGTCGGTGGGGGAGTCCGCGGTCCGGCTGGACGTCGAGGACGTCGAAGTGGTCGAGACCGAGCACCGGTCCCGCGCCGCGGTGGCGCTGCTGGTCGACACGTCGTGGTCGATGGTCTCGGAAGGCCGCTGGCTGCCGATGAAGCGCACCGCGCTGGCGCTGCACCAGCTGATCACCACCCGGTTCCGCAACGACGCGCTGCAGCTGATCACCTTCGGCCGCTACGCGACGTCCATGGAGCTGCCGGAGCTGGTCGGGCTGGAGGGCGCGTGGGAGCAGGGCACCAACGCCCACCACGCGCTGCTGCTGGCCGGGCGCCACCTGCGACGTCATCCCGACGCCCAGCCGGTGGTCCTGATGGTCACCGACGGCGAGCCGACCGCGCACCTGGAACCGGACGGCGAGGCCGTCTTCGACTACCCGCCGCAGCCGCAGACCCTCCACAAGACACTGTCCGAAGTGGACCGCCTGGCCAAGCTGGGCGCGTCGGTGACGGTGTTCCGCCTCGGCGACGACCCGCGGCTGACGGCGTTCGTGGACGTCATCGCCCGCCGCTCGGGCGGCCGGGTGGTGGCCCCGGACCTGGACGGCCTGGGTGCGGCGGTGGTGGGCGACTACCTGCGCACCCGGCGTCGGTGA
- a CDS encoding MerR family transcriptional regulator, which yields MGHPVGKVAALAGVTVRTLHHYDEIGLLRPSGRTASGYRSYGDDDLDRLQRILFYRELGFPLETIATLVDDPGIDADAHLERQRELLVARMGELGRMVAAVDRVMEARAMGNALTPEEKFAVFGGFREPDGYAEEAAQRWGSTPEWRGAPALSKEDLAAGEAARQDWVGRLNAVLDAGAAPDSAEATDLAEEHRVMLGRVMGECSYETQQRIGELYVTEPVQLGFLVREDEQRPGVGAFVRDAIRANAVRRG from the coding sequence ATGGGGCATCCCGTGGGCAAGGTCGCCGCACTCGCCGGGGTCACCGTCCGGACACTGCACCACTACGACGAGATCGGCCTGCTCCGCCCGAGCGGGCGGACGGCGTCGGGGTACCGCAGCTACGGCGACGACGACCTCGACCGGCTGCAGCGCATCCTGTTCTACCGGGAGCTCGGGTTTCCCCTCGAGACGATCGCGACCCTCGTCGACGACCCCGGCATCGACGCCGACGCGCACCTCGAACGGCAGCGGGAGCTGCTGGTGGCGCGGATGGGCGAGCTGGGGCGGATGGTCGCGGCCGTCGATCGTGTGATGGAGGCGAGAGCCATGGGCAACGCGTTGACGCCCGAGGAGAAGTTCGCAGTGTTCGGTGGCTTCCGGGAGCCGGACGGTTACGCGGAGGAAGCGGCGCAGCGCTGGGGGAGCACGCCCGAGTGGCGGGGCGCGCCGGCACTGTCCAAGGAGGACTTGGCCGCGGGCGAGGCGGCGCGCCAGGACTGGGTGGGCCGGCTGAACGCCGTCCTCGACGCCGGTGCCGCGCCGGACAGCGCCGAGGCCACGGACCTGGCCGAGGAGCACCGGGTGATGCTCGGCCGGGTGATGGGGGAGTGCTCGTACGAGACCCAGCAACGGATCGGTGAGCTGTACGTCACCGAACCGGTGCAGCTGGGCTTCCTGGTCCGCGAGGACGAGCAGCGCCCGGGCGTCGGCGCGTTCGTCCGCGACG